A genomic region of Zea mays cultivar B73 chromosome 6, Zm-B73-REFERENCE-NAM-5.0, whole genome shotgun sequence contains the following coding sequences:
- the LOC109940182 gene encoding serine/threonine/tyrosine-protein kinase HT1, which yields MLSCFRLPRPVGGGGGDADQQAAAVSPRRGPSLPFAASLFAASPSTSTSGRGRSAWPPEADGMEKKRWDSMESWSMLLDTVMGSGGEGSSRDSGRREEWMADLSQLFIGNKFASGANSRIYRGIYKQRAVAVKMVRIPERDEARRAELEEQFNSEVAFLSRLYHPNIVQFIAACKKPPVYCIITEYMSQGTLRMYLNKKDPYSLSAETILKLALDISRGMEYLHAQGVIHRDLKSQNLLLNDEMRVKVADFGTSCLETKCQATKGNKGTYRWMAPEMTKEKPYTRKVDVYSFGIVLWELTTCLLPFQGMTPVQAAYAASEKNLRPPLSSSCPPVLNNLIKKCWSANPARRPEFSYIVSVLEKYDHCVKEGMPVTAHQELRLWRSFAKIFRTGCITNNLSIPVHA from the exons ATGCTCTCCTGCTTCCGGCTGCCGCGGccggtcggcggcggcggcggggacgCGGACCAGCAGGCCGCGGCGGTGTCTCCCCGGCGGGGGCCGTCGCTGCCGTTCGCGGCGAGCCTGTTCGCTGCGTCCCCGTCGACGTCGACGTCGGGGCGCGGGAGGAGCGCGTGGCCGCCGGAGGCGGACGGCATGGAGAAGAAGCGGTGGGACAGCATGGAGTCGTGGTCCATGCTGCTGGACACGGTGATGGGGTCCGGCGGCGAGGGGTCGTCCCGGGACAGCGGGCGGCGGGAGGAGTGGATGGCCGACCTGTCGCAGCTCTTCATCGGCAACAAGTTCGCGTCGGGCGCCAACAGCCGCATCTACCGCGGCATCTACAAGCAGCGCGCCGTGGCCGTGAAGATGGTGCGCATCCCGGAGCGCGACGAGGCCCGGCGCGCCGAGCTCGAGGAGCAGTTCAACTCCGAGGTCGCCTTCCTCTCCCGCCTCTACCACCCCAACATTGTGCAG TTCATCGCGGCGTGCAAGAAGCCGCCGGTGTACTGCATCATCACGGAGTACATGTCCCAGGGGACGCTGCGGATGTACCTGAACAAGAAGGACCCCTACTCGCTGTCGGCGGAGACGATCCTGAAGCTGGCGCTGGACATCTCGCGCGGCATGGAGTACCTGCACGCGCAGGGCGTGATCCACCGGGACCTCAAGTCCCAGAACCTGCTGCTCAACGACGAGATGCGCGTCAAGGTGGCCGACTTCGGCACCTCCTGCCTGGAGACCAAGTGCCAGGCCACCAAGGGCAACAAGGGCACCTACCGGTGGATGGCGCCGGAGATGACCAAGGAGAAGCCCTACACGCGCAAGGTGGACGTGTACAGCTTCGGCATCGTGCTCTGGGAGCTCACCACCTGCCTCCTCCCGTTCCAGGGCATGACGCCGGTGCAGGCCGCGTACGCCGCGTCGGAGAAG AACCTGCGCCCGCCGCTGTCGAGCTCGTGCCCGCCGGTGCTCAACAACCTGATCAAGAAGTGCTGGTCGGCGAAcccggcgcggcggccggagtTCAGCTACATTGTGTCGGTGCTGGAGAAGTACGACCACTGCGTGAAGGAGGGGATGCCGGTGACGGCGCACCAGGAGCTCAGGCTCTGGCGCTCCTTCGCCAAGATCTTCAGGACGGGCTGCATCACCAACAACCTGTCCATACCGGTGCATGCGTGA
- the LOC100273801 gene encoding GDSL esterase/lipase At4g26790-like isoform X1, producing the protein MASPRGHRHRRANVLQRAAAAAALLLALSCCCSSADPWPPPPPPPKVPAVIVFGDSTVDTGNNNAIGTVLKSNFAPYGRDMAGGARPTGRFCNGRLPPDFVSEALGLPPLVPAYLDPAYGIQDFARGVCFASAGTGLDNKTAGVLSVIPLWKEVEHFREYKRRLRRHVGRGRARGIVSDALYVVSIGTNDFLENYFLLVTGRFAELTVGEYEDFLVAQAERFLGEIHRLGARRVTFAGLSPMGCLPLERTLNALRGGCVDEYNQVARDYNAKLLAMLRRLQAARPGLRGWRTWRRAAARRGRWRCLTCATTRAPTRAPTPTSTSSGTPSTPPRR; encoded by the exons AtggcgtccccgcgcggccatcgTCATCGCCGGGCCAACGTGCTGCAgcgtgcggcggcggcggcggcgctcctgCTCGCTCTATCCTGCTGCTGCAGCAGCGCTGATccgtggccgccgccgccgccgccgcccaagGTGCCGGCGGTGATCGTGTTCGGGGACTCGACGGTGGACACGGGCAACAACAACGCGATCGGCACCGTGCTGAAGAGCAACTTCGCGCCGTACGGGCGCGACATGGCCGGCGGGGCCCGGCCCACGGGGCGGTTCTGCAACGGGCGCCTGCCGCCCGACTTCGTCTCCGAGGCGCTGGGCCTGCCGCCGCTGGTCCCGGCCTACCTCGACCCGGCCTACGGCATCCAGGACTTCGCCCGCGGCGTCTGCTTCGCCTCCGCCGGCACCGGACTCGACAACAAGACCGCCGGCGTGCTG TCGGTGATCCCGCTGTGGAAGGAGGTGGAGCACTTCAGGGAGTACAAGCGGCGGCTGCGGCGGCACGTGGGGCGCGGCAGGGCGCGGGGCATCGTCTCCGACGCGCTCTACGTGGTGAGCATCGGCACCAACGACTTCCTGGAGAACTACTTCCTGCTGGTGACGGGGCGGTTCGCGGAGCTCACGGTGGGCGAGTACGAGGACTTCCTGGTGGCGCAGGCGGAGCGGTTCCTGGGCGAGATCCACCGGCTGGGCGCGCGCCGGGTCACCTTCGCCGGGCTCAGCCCCATGGGCTGCCTGCCGCTGGAGCGCACGCTCAACGCGCTCCGCGGCGGCTGCGTCGACGAGTACAACCAGGTGGCCCGCGACTACAACGCCAAGCTGCTCGCCATGCTCCGCCGCCTCCAGGCGGCGCGCCCGGGGCTCAGG GGCTGGAGAACGTGGAGGAGGGCTGCTGCGCGACGGGGAAGGTGGAGATGTCTTACCTGTGCAACGACAAGAGCCCCCACACGTGCGCCGACGCCGACAAGTACTTCTTCTGGGACTCCTTCCACCCCACCCAGAAGGTGA
- the LOC100273801 gene encoding GDSL esterase/lipase At4g26790-like isoform X2 has translation MASPRGHRHRRANVLQRAAAAAALLLALSCCCSSADPWPPPPPPPKVPAVIVFGDSTVDTGNNNAIGTVLKSNFAPYGRDMAGGARPTGRFCNGRLPPDFVSEALGLPPLVPAYLDPAYGIQDFARGVCFASAGTGLDNKTAGVLSVIPLWKEVEHFREYKRRLRRHVGRGRARGIVSDALYVVSIGTNDFLENYFLLVTGRFAELTVGEYEDFLVAQAERFLGEIHRLGARRVTFAGLSPMGCLPLERTLNALRGGCVDEYNQGWRTWRRAAARRGRWRCLTCATTRAPTRAPTPTSTSSGTPSTPPRR, from the exons AtggcgtccccgcgcggccatcgTCATCGCCGGGCCAACGTGCTGCAgcgtgcggcggcggcggcggcgctcctgCTCGCTCTATCCTGCTGCTGCAGCAGCGCTGATccgtggccgccgccgccgccgccgcccaagGTGCCGGCGGTGATCGTGTTCGGGGACTCGACGGTGGACACGGGCAACAACAACGCGATCGGCACCGTGCTGAAGAGCAACTTCGCGCCGTACGGGCGCGACATGGCCGGCGGGGCCCGGCCCACGGGGCGGTTCTGCAACGGGCGCCTGCCGCCCGACTTCGTCTCCGAGGCGCTGGGCCTGCCGCCGCTGGTCCCGGCCTACCTCGACCCGGCCTACGGCATCCAGGACTTCGCCCGCGGCGTCTGCTTCGCCTCCGCCGGCACCGGACTCGACAACAAGACCGCCGGCGTGCTG TCGGTGATCCCGCTGTGGAAGGAGGTGGAGCACTTCAGGGAGTACAAGCGGCGGCTGCGGCGGCACGTGGGGCGCGGCAGGGCGCGGGGCATCGTCTCCGACGCGCTCTACGTGGTGAGCATCGGCACCAACGACTTCCTGGAGAACTACTTCCTGCTGGTGACGGGGCGGTTCGCGGAGCTCACGGTGGGCGAGTACGAGGACTTCCTGGTGGCGCAGGCGGAGCGGTTCCTGGGCGAGATCCACCGGCTGGGCGCGCGCCGGGTCACCTTCGCCGGGCTCAGCCCCATGGGCTGCCTGCCGCTGGAGCGCACGCTCAACGCGCTCCGCGGCGGCTGCGTCGACGAGTACAACCAG GGCTGGAGAACGTGGAGGAGGGCTGCTGCGCGACGGGGAAGGTGGAGATGTCTTACCTGTGCAACGACAAGAGCCCCCACACGTGCGCCGACGCCGACAAGTACTTCTTCTGGGACTCCTTCCACCCCACCCAGAAGGTGA
- the LOC100278062 gene encoding uncharacterized protein LOC100278062 precursor translates to MSARPTMAAAAPVRAWVVALALVLACALLQPRPSDAAAQPAPQSPATAVSSGAAKPKCVAGARNDHACRVGAVHDPDSQEEEGSSVTIDAPAAAPDDVGHDDGSDYNDPDVPNNDQLVVVGH, encoded by the coding sequence ATGAGCGCCCGCCCAaccatggcggcggcggcgcccgtgcGCGCCTGGGTGGTGGCGCTGGCGCTGGTGCTGGCGTGCGCGCTGCTCCAGCCGCGGCCGTCCGACGCCGCGGCGCAGCCCGCCCCGCAGTCGCCGGCGACGGCGGTGTCGTCGGGCGCCGCCAAGCCCAAGTGCGTGGCCGGCGCCAGGAACGACCACGCGTGCCGCGTCGGCGCCGTGCACGACCCGGACAGCCAGGAGGAGGAGGGCTCCAGCGTCACCATCGAcgcgcccgccgccgcgcccGACGACGTCGGCCACGACGACGGCAGCGACTACAACGACCCCGACGTGCCCAACAACGACCAGCTCGTCGTCGTCGGCCACTGA
- the LOC100273801 gene encoding GDSL esterase/lipase At4g26790-like precursor, producing MASPRGHRHRRANVLQRAAAAAALLLALSCCCSSADPWPPPPPPPKVPAVIVFGDSTVDTGNNNAIGTVLKSNFAPYGRDMAGGARPTGRFCNGRLPPDFVSEALGLPPLVPAYLDPAYGIQDFARGVCFASAGTGLDNKTAGVLSVIPLWKEVEHFREYKRRLRRHVGRGRARGIVSDALYVVSIGTNDFLENYFLLVTGRFAELTVGEYEDFLVAQAERFLGEIHRLGARRVTFAGLSPMGCLPLERTLNALRGGCVDEYNQVARDYNAKLLAMLRRLQAARPGLRVAYVDVYQNMLDLITNPSTLGLENVEEGCCATGKVEMSYLCNDKSPHTCADADKYFFWDSFHPTQKVNQFFAKKTLDLCYEQLL from the exons AtggcgtccccgcgcggccatcgTCATCGCCGGGCCAACGTGCTGCAgcgtgcggcggcggcggcggcgctcctgCTCGCTCTATCCTGCTGCTGCAGCAGCGCTGATccgtggccgccgccgccgccgccgcccaagGTGCCGGCGGTGATCGTGTTCGGGGACTCGACGGTGGACACGGGCAACAACAACGCGATCGGCACCGTGCTGAAGAGCAACTTCGCGCCGTACGGGCGCGACATGGCCGGCGGGGCCCGGCCCACGGGGCGGTTCTGCAACGGGCGCCTGCCGCCCGACTTCGTCTCCGAGGCGCTGGGCCTGCCGCCGCTGGTCCCGGCCTACCTCGACCCGGCCTACGGCATCCAGGACTTCGCCCGCGGCGTCTGCTTCGCCTCCGCCGGCACCGGACTCGACAACAAGACCGCCGGCGTGCTG TCGGTGATCCCGCTGTGGAAGGAGGTGGAGCACTTCAGGGAGTACAAGCGGCGGCTGCGGCGGCACGTGGGGCGCGGCAGGGCGCGGGGCATCGTCTCCGACGCGCTCTACGTGGTGAGCATCGGCACCAACGACTTCCTGGAGAACTACTTCCTGCTGGTGACGGGGCGGTTCGCGGAGCTCACGGTGGGCGAGTACGAGGACTTCCTGGTGGCGCAGGCGGAGCGGTTCCTGGGCGAGATCCACCGGCTGGGCGCGCGCCGGGTCACCTTCGCCGGGCTCAGCCCCATGGGCTGCCTGCCGCTGGAGCGCACGCTCAACGCGCTCCGCGGCGGCTGCGTCGACGAGTACAACCAGGTGGCCCGCGACTACAACGCCAAGCTGCTCGCCATGCTCCGCCGCCTCCAGGCGGCGCGCCCGGGGCTCAGGGTAGCTTACGTCGACGTGTACCAGAACATGCTCGACCTCATCACCAACCCTTCCACGCtgg GGCTGGAGAACGTGGAGGAGGGCTGCTGCGCGACGGGGAAGGTGGAGATGTCTTACCTGTGCAACGACAAGAGCCCCCACACGTGCGCCGACGCCGACAAGTACTTCTTCTGGGACTCCTTCCACCCCACCCAGAAGGTGAACCAGTTCTTCGCCAAGAAGACGCTGGACCTGTGCTACGAGCAGCTCCTGTGA